Within the Pseudomonas orientalis genome, the region CAACCATGATCGACTTGCAACAGGCCGGCACCGGCCTGGATGGCTATGCCCTGCTGTGCGCGCAATTGGAGTCTCTGCTGGCCGATGAGCGGGATTTCATCGCCAACAGCGCGCAGTTTTCTGCGTTTCTGTTCAATCAGTTGGATGACCTGAACTGGGCGGGCTTTTACCTTAATCGCAATGAGGAGCTGGTGCTTGGTCCATTCCAGGGCCAGATTGCCTGTGTGCGGATCCCTTTCGGTCGTGGTGTGTGTGGCGCCGCCGCCGCGACCCGGCAGACCCAGCGAGTGGAAGACGTGCATGCGTTTGCCGGGCACATTGCCTGTGACAGCGCCTCGAACAGCGAATTGGTAGTGCCGCTGGTCAAGAACGGCCAGTTGATCGGCGTCCTTGACCTCGACAGCCCATCGCTGGCCCGTTTTACCCCCCAGGACCAGATGGGTATCGAACAGTTGGCGGCTATTTTTCTGCGCTTGACCGATTGCTGACCGAGCGAGGCGAGGAATGCCATTCAGTTAAGCGTACACCGCCCTTGTAGGAGCGAGCTTGCTCGCGAAAAATGTCAACGATAACGCGTGCTTCCTGAATGAACGCGGTGCCTGTGAGTTTTTCGCGAGCAAGCTCGCTCCTACACTGACTTATTGGCTGTCCAGTTCATGCAGTTGAACTTGCAGCGCCCGTTCCAGCTCGAGCATGAGCTTTTCCAGGGATTTGATCCCCGCCTCGACCACTCGTCGATCGTCGTCGCGGGAACAGGCTTGTTCCAGGGCTTCGCATTGCCCGGCCAGGGCATTGGCTTGGACGATGCGTGCGGCCCCCTTGATCTTGTGGGCTTGTTCGATAATGTCCATGGATGATGCCTTGCGATCCAGCAGCGCGGTGAGTGCCTGACGATCATGAACGCTGCTGGTCAGCAGTTCTTCGAGCAACCGTCGACTCAATTGCGGATCGCCTCCCGTCAGTGCGTCCAGGCACGCCAGGTCCAGGCGCTGGCT harbors:
- a CDS encoding GAF domain-containing protein, giving the protein MIDLQQAGTGLDGYALLCAQLESLLADERDFIANSAQFSAFLFNQLDDLNWAGFYLNRNEELVLGPFQGQIACVRIPFGRGVCGAAAATRQTQRVEDVHAFAGHIACDSASNSELVVPLVKNGQLIGVLDLDSPSLARFTPQDQMGIEQLAAIFLRLTDC